From a single Arachnia propionica genomic region:
- a CDS encoding tetratricopeptide repeat protein, with amino-acid sequence MRAELKGLPKDLAQTVGAHILAAGELLDVDPELAHRHAEAARRRAGRLSVVREAAAETAYMAGHYDIALREFRAIRRMNGGDELLPVLADCERALGRHRDALDLLATLDQGTKKLGLRIECILVEAGIRNDLGQHGEALRVLKAAISRQVGPKFGQARLRYAYADLLERAGRGDAAREWFESAARLDPEGRLDVAERIATLDGVTLPEDFELVSATGEDLETGDEKTEVVDMEDAIETQVIDLLSPEEEIAEILEEIDGSRE; translated from the coding sequence GTGCGTGCTGAGCTGAAAGGTCTGCCGAAGGACCTGGCGCAGACGGTGGGGGCTCACATCCTTGCAGCTGGCGAGTTGCTGGACGTCGATCCTGAACTGGCCCATCGGCATGCAGAAGCTGCGAGGAGGCGGGCGGGAAGACTGTCGGTGGTCCGGGAAGCAGCAGCTGAGACGGCTTACATGGCCGGGCACTACGACATCGCGCTGAGAGAGTTCAGAGCCATCAGGCGGATGAATGGGGGAGATGAACTCCTGCCGGTTCTCGCGGACTGCGAGCGTGCCCTGGGAAGGCATCGTGACGCACTCGATCTGCTCGCCACCTTGGACCAGGGAACGAAGAAACTGGGGCTTCGTATCGAGTGCATTCTCGTAGAAGCAGGAATTCGTAACGACCTCGGACAGCATGGAGAGGCGCTGAGAGTTCTGAAAGCAGCGATATCCCGCCAAGTCGGCCCGAAATTCGGACAGGCTCGTCTGCGATATGCCTACGCTGACCTGCTGGAGCGCGCAGGACGGGGCGATGCTGCACGGGAATGGTTCGAGTCGGCAGCTCGACTTGATCCTGAGGGACGGCTCGACGTCGCAGAGCGAATTGCGACTCTCGACGGCGTCACCCTGCCCGAGGACTTCGAACTGGTTTCTGCAACGGGGGAAGACCTCGAGACAGGCGACGAGAAGACCGAGGTGGTTGACATGGAAGATGCAATCGAAACCCAGGTGATCGACCTGCTCTCCCCTGAGGAAGAAATTGCGGAGATTCTCGAGGAGATCGACGGGAGCCGGGAGTGA